CTCAAGGAAAGATCCAACATCTTAAAATATGACTTTTCTTTTCTTACAAAGCCGTGAGGATTGGTCGCTACTCCAAGCGTGTTAAACAGAACAACATGGATGAGATTAAGAGATTATCAAGTCGCCCTGAGACTGCGGCCGAGAGGGAGGCAAGGGAACGACATGAGATGGAGATATATACGCTGTCTCAGGCCGTGTCTCAAGCTCATAATATGACTTGTGAATACACCAAGAGTAAAGTAGACGTCTTACTACAACAACGAGAGACAATTATGGTAAGAAAATAGTACGATTAAGTACGGTTTGCTGTGATACCATGTAAGAAATCTCTTTTATGAGTAGTGGTTGCTCTGAGATCTCATAACATGACTTGTAAATACACCAAGAGTAAAGTAGACATCTTACTACAACATGTAGTTGTACACGTCATcttaagatgacagtttttacaCATAGCATCGACAGTCACTGTTCATCTTGTAATCCTTCCTTGTGTataatcatttaaaataaaacaaataaataattaacaaatgttgacattttgtcTTTTAGATGCGTCTCCATGCAGGAGAAGACTTGAGTATTCCTTCCAGCGTTGATTTCAGTAAATGGAAGCCAGAGGAGAGATCTAGTAGTAAAGCTTTTACATGGAGGATCTTTAGTGAAGCTATTATGCCATGTATCCAGAGGGTAGTAGAGTTTGCTAAATGCTTACCCGGATTTCTTACATTACAACAGGTTGGTACAACTTTCCAATTAAAGACCTAGTTTggtgaataaataataataataatttgggggctaagcatccttactcgcagttaagagctgaattgcgaaggacacggctacaacgtgttttgcgaaggacgcggctacaacgtgttctagaagcaggcatgcaagggagCCTTTgcctgccagccacatcaactcaTTAAGACCTTGGAAcacagccaagatcaaaagtgtttgatttttcactttctaattgtcgaagaccagtctccccgacatatatgcataaaataacaaatctgtgagcaTTTGGACTAAAATGGAATAATGctaaaaaaaatgattgatcatgaaatttcacaaaaattaatttgtgtgttttcagatgcttaaaaaaggcttcagacctgaagtcttttaatattcgaGTGAGAATTACTccttacgttacttcagaggaagctgtttctcacaatgttttatactatcaacagctctccattgcttgttaccaactaagttttatactaacaattattttgagtaattaccaatagtgtccactgcctttaattgaacaACATAATGACATTTTCTTGTTAACCTCTTTTCCAGGAGGACCAAATGACATTACTAAAGCAAGGTTTCTTTGAGGTATGGATGATCTACTTGTCTCCGGTTATGTTGACTGATTTAAGACTAATTATTCTGAGAGAAGATTGTGTTTTCACTCGTGAGTTTCTGGATAAGATGGAGACGCCCGATCTTTGGAGACACATCTTTGAGTTTAGCACTGGCCTTCATCAGCTTGGCTTAACAGACATGGAGCTTGGACTGTTTGCTTCTATTACTATCATGAGTGGGGGTAAGTGGCACCTAAGACTAGGCTCAAACAGTAGGATTAGGAAggattcaataaaataataaaagtaatatattggtttcttatatagcgctcatatccatcACTTAGTAACGTCCAGGGCGATTCAACATTCAGTATGTGCCTGCAAGGTATTGCTACGTTTTTGAATTCTGAGATCAAATTCATTTCATAGGTGCTATGGCGCAGTATGCTACCAATCACACTAGGAATCACCTGGGCAAACCCCCTCTCTTTtagggttcttttacgtgcattacacaacacacaggaccagcggctttacgccccatccgaaggacggagCAATAAtagttaggtgtcttgcttatgTCTTGACCTGGACtcaaaaccacactctgctgaacagaaacactagagcttgagtttggtgtcCTGATCCACTCAGCCAAGACACCCatttaaaaactcattaaagtACCACACGGCCATTAAAAGATTAAAGAGAAAAATGGTTATCCCCCACCTTGGAGGACGAGAAACCTGGCAGTCTCAGAAAATTAATATCGATCTTTTCCTTTGTTGAAATGTCACTATAATTGTTTCTTCATCAGCTACACTATTCCCCCAACCATTCACAATCTCATCCTCTTATCTTTCAGATCGCGGAGAGATCAAAGATTCAAAACGTGTCGAGGACCTCCAAGAAAAGTTCCTTGAATGTCTCCGTCGGGAGATAAGTCGTCGTGAAGTCAAAGACAATCATCTCTTTGCAAAGGTCTTAATGAAGATGCCTCTCCTTCGATCAACGTCTACTCTACAGATGGAGACAATGTTGAGGTTCAGGATGGAGTTTCCAAACGTTGCAATTCCTAAACTGTTTGTGGAGTTGAATAATGTCAGTAGTGATGATGATTTTATGCCGATGATGACAGAAGTTCTTGGACTTAACGGAAACATGTAAGTGAAACAACATGTCCCTAAAAATCAACCAATCTttccaccggttcttttcataaccaacaccacaaaagagattttcacgcGGTGCTTCTGCAAACATCACCTAATCACCTGTAACAGAATTGCCAACTCTCCCCGGTTCTGTAGAAAGTTTCTTGAAAATCAACCATTTTATCCTGGAtgaaatctccctgattgcaagatacaaatgttgacagcCATGGTCTAGGCCTTGCTGTCACTCAGGGCAGTTTTCAGTCAAATTGAAGGCTACCAAGTGTAGCGCCagcacattaatccagaggtcattggttcataatcccgctctagtcaattttcctTTGTTCACCTTCAAATCCTTTTTATTCCTCAGGAGAAAAAGACCTCATGACATTGCAGAGAACCTTCCATTGTCAAAGATCACCAAAGAAGGAGGTCTCTTCCAGCCTCCTAAAGCTGTGTTTGGCGTCCCGACCCAACGCTCTCCATCTGCCGTCTCACAAGACGATGTCAATATGGTCATGTCGTTAATGACTGCTACAACTTAAATAGCAACTGCTGTTTACTGCTGAATGAATTGTAAGACATGAAATAGTCACAGACTGATGGAAGATTACTTCGCAAAAAATAGTCAATGGCCTGACGTTGAAACCCCAGTGCTCAAAgtcctttttttcaaaggcttaaaaaaatttttttttactgaaatgcAACAAGTTCTAAACAAGTTGCCTGGTGCAAGAACATGTAACTGAAATGTGTGCCACTTTCTGAAAAAACAGGAAACATTTTAtggttttctaaaaaaaatacttttctggctttttaaaagcattttaacTGGTAAACCCACGCGTCACTTtctcaaaaagggaaatattttaTGGTAAATTGAAAATACTTTTCCTGCTGTGTAAAAGCATCAAGAAAAGTATATTAATTGTTAAACCTACATTGTACAAGCTTGTTGTGTACTACTTGGTTTGTATCAACTTTATTCTCCACAAAAGGCATTTATGTGGAATGGATACttggctgtgattggtcaatgcatATGGGCATGGGGTTCATTGAATCCCTCTTTTATTTCTGCTATAAGCAGCGTAAAGTTATATCTGCTAAGCAGCGTAAAGACCTTGCAAGTCTTGCGTATAGTGGAACATTTTTAGGACTACATTGTTCCCACAAATATTGCTTTATAACgcatgaagaaaacaaacttgtgcACTTTACCGAGTCTCAATGTCCACAATACATGTGCGACTTGCACATTGGGAATAAGCATTGGAGTTGAGTAATTTGTCCAActgcccaattttataaaaaagctGTAAGCACAggacttgcttagcacagacacAATAATGCTAAGCAGAGACTAAAAgaatgctaagcacaaacaggTTTAGCAAAGAAATGTGCTAATCAAATTGGGCTAGATACAAAATATCGGTTGATTCAATttctgctctagtcaatttgttgttgctcaaccccaaattacatttaaaaagcTATACAAAAAACTCAACAGGGTGTAGtaaaaagcaaacaatttgaTGATCcaatttttgtgaaaataaaaattatgaaaCGCATTTATTTTTCTGTACATGCTTTCCAAATGCATTTTGTTGAACAGAACTGTTTTGATaaagtgttttaaatttgtatatttGTGACCCGTTAAACAGAAGATTCAAAGCCCCCCCCCACCTCAAAAATTCTCAATGAAGTCAAATCccatcaataaaatgttttgaaatattttggaTTCAATAATGAAGAAACTTGGATTGGGGAATTCTTCTGCTATATTTAAAATTTTTGAAGATACAAAGGAgttgtagagaaaacaaatgtcTTCAAAATTGATTAAAAGGTAGTTTACAAGATTATGgtttaatttaaatttgaaagcttactgataaCAAAGTTTATACCACCACCATTCTTTTCCTGAAAtattccctctgaaatgaagtcatattcaataaatttgttaataatctttaaaaatataaaaacacaacGACTGATTTCGGTTGTTTCAACCAGAATTAAGGACAATGTGTGTACATGCagaaaattgtgcatggttttcactattttctcccgacttgcTCATTGGATTAagcccaaatattcacaggtttgttgatcacataaaacatgaacactgtctgcgactatcATTAGTTACTATGGTAACTATTTTTATGGGTTATTTAGGGCATGGAGGAAGGATAATAAGCGACAATTTTAGTCTCCAAATGAAGTtagtttaaatatttttgtttcaatttgaaaaaaaaatcttgatttATTCCTTTAGAACTTACCTTGCTTTTAATATTCAAACTGTATGATTATATATTCATTGTATGTAAATTTATTCATAATTTTGCAACTAGACTAATACATAATGAGGTGCATATATAATTATAACTTATGTTTCAATATGAATATGATAACAAATAATGCATAGGTATGGGTAGAACTTGGTTGTATTTTTCATGGacaaatgtttgtaaaaaataatgtatAAAATTGTGGCACTTTTCgtcaatcaaaaaaaaaatgttttgagtcAAACATGGTCAAACCAACgaagaataaacaaaatgagTTCTCATTGATGAAGATAAGTTTGACTCAAGGCTGTTTAAGACCAGTAATCCCACCGATGTTATTtataaagattattattaaaccgTCTCAAAAAcctaaaaatatatattgtagaatcattttataaaacatGGTTTGTGGGTGCGTATTAGTTTACCCATATCTGCCTAGCCTCCCATAGAACACAAATGCTGTTAGCAGCTAATCAACCATTtgcaagttagatttgaatattgtctgaatacaatcctcagactatagagacagttgctatgtcacatcgAGCAAGCTTTTGCGTACTTGCGTAAGAGACTATGAACACCTATACACAATTCTGGATGAATGTTTATGTATTGTATGGTACAATAATGGCACCAGGGTTTGCTTATCGTGGGGTTGCTACGCAAAGGCTTGCCCCGAACCATATGATTGTGCTGTGGGTCCGAGGAATTCACACAcatttggtacagaaaaaaaaaaaaagttcacagatttacaaataatttacagggtttacaggaggtaagggtgaaagacttctcctgaaatatttaGTCCATGcaattctttactttttgagaaaacatgaaaacaatatcaTTTCTCGTacgcgagaattacggattttatcttaaacacatgtcatgacacggcgaaacgtgcggaaacaagagtgggttttcctgttattttctcccgactccgatgaccgattgagcctaaattttcacaggtttattattttatatatatatatgttgtgatacacgaaacattggactgtttaccgaaagtgtataatggctttaagttgtgGCTTAGCAAGTcgttgtaccagacattattaaaATCTCACtcacaaatgtcttattatggGAAAACCTGTACATGAACAAGAAGTTTGTTGAATTGCAGACGGCAATAAATATACGTTATGACAATTATTGTAAAGCAAGAATAAGCGCTAATTGAGCATAGGTAGGAATGTTCAGTGTTTATGTACTGTGTGACAGTCTGGTGGATATGGGGAATtaagattttattttatctgGAAATTAGAATTTCTGTgtaggttttattttttatcttcTTGTGATGGGGGACAAGAATTTTGAAGtagcaatttgtttgttttcttatttacaAACTGTAGAACTGTAATATATTTACTGTAGAAATCAACTATAAAGCAACTAAACAACTCAAAGATTAACGGCATTTTCTTATTAAATTCCAATTTTGTAGGAATATGAGTTTAAGTGTCAacgacttgttttgttttgttcacgcTGTTAATATAACGAACAAAGTCAACTAGTCTGAATACAGAGTTTAGGCCAAATCAACAAATATCCTGATAAAATATAGTCAGATTcagttaaaagaaaaacaatcaacAGGCACAAAAGAAAACTAAAACTTGAAGTCCATCAAAccaagctttaaaggcacttaaaggaacacgttgccttggatcggtcgagttggtcattgaaaagcgtttgtaaccgtttgttataaaatgcatatgggtagaaagatgtaaaactagaatacaatgatccacacaaacatgcctcgaaattgcgcggttttccttttacctcgtcgactaacacgtcggccattatgggggtcaaaattttgactcccataaatggccgaccatgttagttcgcacagtagaaggaaaaccacgcaatttcgaggcaaacttgtgtggatcattgtattctacttttaaacagctttccaaccatatgcattttataaaaaacggttacaaacgcttttgttttgaccaactcgtccgctccaaggcaacgtgttcctttaagaagataACACTATGAGTGAGGTTAAGAtaaagcatagagcaaggaacaagCAAACAACAAATATAATCTGGCACTACTTACCATTTTGACTGGTGGTTGTTTACTGCTAGtagttacagcgccctctcttgacgtgAACAGCTTTAATAACCTGAATCCAATGGAACCAAAgtacattttatttaattgttgaGGTGCTTAAAGTCGACTCACTGTCGAGTTCAAACACTCAGTTCTAAATCCTTGATTCTCCCCCATGTCTGGGCCCAAATTCGTAGAGCTCTATATACACAAAAAGttgccaagcacaacaaaattatgctaaccagaaaaaGGTCTAGCTAAAGAAACACATTTTATATGTATGTGACTAGTAttccatttgtttttgttaggcAGAAAGTTGCAGAATGCAATcgactgcttttaaaagcattgATGGGCACTGGTCTGAGGTGTTTTACAAACTTGTAGAGACCTTTGATCATACAgtgtagattttaggcaaaataaCTTGGTATGAAATAGTAACTTGTCATTGAACTTACTCTGATCATGGAGGGAGGTAGAATTGGTGCCAGCATACAGTGCATCCCCCCATGTACATGATGTTGTCTGGCCACACCccaacatggaggtagaattggtGCCAGGATAAAGTGCAGCTCTCATCACCCCCTGGATATAGAGCCTTCATCCCTCCAGCACATGATGTTGTCTGGCCACACCCCAAATAGCCAACCTAcactgttccttgctctatgctcacACTAGCTTAGCTTCCTCTGCATAAAACTGTGCAACCATTTCTgtgggtcctttctctatggtacaACTATAGTActcaaggaatgttattgagtAAAAAGAACCTTTGTTAAAGACTTGACCATGCTACAAGTGAATGATGTAACTAAACAAAGGGATCTAGAGTGGGTTGTTGTTGTCAACCTACAGGTGATGATTCAATGGACACATGACTAAAAAGTATCCCAGTTCAAAAGGAAAAATATGTGTCCATCTCCACAAGTCACTGACCTGGACAAGTCCATATCATCAGGGGAAGCTGGACCATGCTGCAAGTGAATGATGTAACTAAATAAAGGCAGCTAGAATGGGTGGGTGTTGCCAAAAAGAATGTAATCCAACAGGTGTTGATTCAATGtgtactgggggggggggggggcagggccAAAATAATCTTCTCTTGTGGGGCCGGGGAAAGTCTTTTCAGGATATCGAACCATCCATTTGTGcatttttcggggggggggggggtattcttACGCCACACATTACTGACCTGAAAGGGTGAATAATGCGATAAAATTTTAGTGTGTTTGTgagtttaataaaaaattgtaCTTTGCAGAATTACAAAGTCTgtaagccttcgagaaagactattttttccatttaataATTTCACTTAAGAAAATATTGGcttgataattttttattttttttttttttgggggggggggggggggttctcagTTTTGTCAACCAAATTCTGAATACCACCGGTTCTATTTTAGATGTACGACAACTCACACAAACTTCACTCCAGAAAGCATAAATAAAACCAttgtaaaattacaaaaatttgtTGGAGAGTGTTGGATTTTATTCTCACATGATCATGCCTAGAGGTACTGCATCTTTTACTGTGGCAATATATACAGCCGAGTGTGTT
This region of Asterias amurensis chromosome 22, ASM3211899v1 genomic DNA includes:
- the LOC139953853 gene encoding retinoic acid receptor alpha-like isoform X1, which produces METPPTAFVFPENPRDVLCAESDPNASSFKIEDNEDPTGSQDDGLTAMEGMENSGRSGPDNDLCLPCKVCGDKSSGFHYGVMACEGCKGFFRRSIQKKIDYKCHFSGNCAIERINRNRCQHCRFKKCLAVGMSKESVRIGRYSKRVKQNNMDEIKRLSSRPETAAEREARERHEMEIYTLSQAVSQAHNMTCEYTKSKVDVLLQQRETIMMRLHAGEDLSIPSSVDFSKWKPEERSSSKAFTWRIFSEAIMPCIQRVVEFAKCLPGFLTLQQEDQMTLLKQGFFEVWMIYLSPVMLTDLRLIILREDCVFTREFLDKMETPDLWRHIFEFSTGLHQLGLTDMELGLFASITIMSGDRGEIKDSKRVEDLQEKFLECLRREISRREVKDNHLFAKVLMKMPLLRSTSTLQMETMLRFRMEFPNVAIPKLFVELNNVSSDDDFMPMMTEVLGLNGNMRKRPHDIAENLPLSKITKEGGLFQPPKAVFGVPTQRSPSAVSQDDVNMVMSLMTATT
- the LOC139953853 gene encoding retinoic acid receptor alpha-like isoform X2, yielding MEGMENSGRSGPDNDLCLPCKVCGDKSSGFHYGVMACEGCKGFFRRSIQKKIDYKCHFSGNCAIERINRNRCQHCRFKKCLAVGMSKESVRIGRYSKRVKQNNMDEIKRLSSRPETAAEREARERHEMEIYTLSQAVSQAHNMTCEYTKSKVDVLLQQRETIMMRLHAGEDLSIPSSVDFSKWKPEERSSSKAFTWRIFSEAIMPCIQRVVEFAKCLPGFLTLQQEDQMTLLKQGFFEVWMIYLSPVMLTDLRLIILREDCVFTREFLDKMETPDLWRHIFEFSTGLHQLGLTDMELGLFASITIMSGDRGEIKDSKRVEDLQEKFLECLRREISRREVKDNHLFAKVLMKMPLLRSTSTLQMETMLRFRMEFPNVAIPKLFVELNNVSSDDDFMPMMTEVLGLNGNMRKRPHDIAENLPLSKITKEGGLFQPPKAVFGVPTQRSPSAVSQDDVNMVMSLMTATT